From one Brachypodium distachyon strain Bd21 chromosome 4, Brachypodium_distachyon_v3.0, whole genome shotgun sequence genomic stretch:
- the LOC100832380 gene encoding probable serine/threonine-protein kinase PIX7 isoform X1 produces the protein MGLAPPELGQFDGWESSGEEERERWGWCRRNRSNRRRLPRKGSEDASVTTGCCIRLWPMGSCPPPPRSKGDTSTSSASTHGAEKSTENGSRNQPVASVVSGSTSTSNAESSSSASKAGEEIKVSSQLRKFAFNDLKCATRNFRPESLLGEGGFGCVFKGWIEENGTAPVKPGTGLTVAVKTLNHDGLQGHKEWVAEVDFLGNLHHPNLVRLIGYCVEDDQRLLVYEFMPRGSLDNHLFRRSLPLPWSIRMKVALGAAQGLSFLHEEAERPVIYRDFKTSNILLDADYNAKLSDFGLAKDGPVGDKTHVSTRVMGTYGYAAPEYVMTGHLTSKSDVYSFGVVLLEMMSGRRSMDKNRPNGEHNLVEWARPLLGERQRFYKLVDPRLEGNFSVKGAQKAAQLARACLSRDPKARPLMSQVVEALKPLLNLKDMASSSYFYQTMQAERMAHSSSLNGRSSHSAKAHGSFARASGQQPVRSISDGPRASPFRYSPKPNMK, from the exons ATGGGGCTAgcgccgccggagctgggGCAGTTTGACGGGTGGGAGAGTTctggcgaggaggagcgggagagGTGGGGATGGTGCCGGCGCAACCGCAGCAACAGGCGGCGCCTTCCCCGGAAGGGCAGTGAGGATGCAAGCGTCACCACTGGGTGCTGCATCCGGCTGTGGCCTATGGGGAGctgcccaccgccgccacggTCCAAAGGCGACACCTCCACTAGCAGTGCCAGCACGCACGGTG CAGAAAAGTCAACAGAAAATGGTAGCAGGAACCAGCCGGTTGCATCAGTAGTCTCAGGCTCGACATCCACCAGTAATGCCGAGAGCAGTTCATCAGCATCTAAAGCTGGAGAGGAAATAAAGGTTTCCTCTCAGTTGCGCAAGTTTGCATTCAATGATCTAAAATGTGCCACCCGGAACTTCAGGCCCGAGAGTCTTCTTGGTGAAGGGGGTTTTGGGTGTGTGTTTAAAGGCTGGATTGAGGAGAACGGAACTGCACCCGTGAAACCTGGTACAGGTCTTACAGTTGCTGTCAAAACACTCAATCATGATGGCCTTCAAGGGCACAAAGAATGGGTG GCAGAAGTTGATTTTCTTGGTAACCTTCACCATCCCAATTTGGTCAGGTTAATTGGATATTGTGTTGAAGATGACCAAAGATTGCTGGTATATGAATTTATGCCTCGTGGAAGTTTGGATAATCATCTGTTCAGAA GGTCTCTTCCTCTCCCATGGTCCATTAGAATGAAGGTTGCTCTTGGGGCAGCACAAGGTCTTTCTTTCCTTCACGAAGAAGCAGAAAGACCAGTCATTTATCGTGATTTTAAAACATCTAATATACTGCTAGATGCG GATTACAATGCCAAGCTCTCAGATTTTGGGCTTGCCAAAGATGGACCTGTAGGTGACAAAACTCATGTGTCTACTCGAGTAATGGGGACCTACGGATATGCAGCTCCAGAGTATGTCATGACAG GTCATCTGACATCAAAGAGTGATGTCTACAGCTTCGGTGTGGTGCTACTAGAGATGATGTCGGGACGCAGGTCAATGGACAAGAACCGCCCAAATGGCGAGCACAACCTTGTTGAGTGGGCGCGGCCCCTCCTAGGAGAGAGACAACGTTTCTACAAGCTAGTGGACCCTCGGCTGGAGGGTAACTTCTCAGTCAAAGGTGCCCAGAAGGCAGCACAATTAGCGCGTGCCTGCCTGAGTCGGGACCCCAAGGCTCGGCCTCTGATGAGCCAGGTGGTTGAAGCTCTCAAGCCGCTGCTCAACCTCAAGGACATGGCCAGCTCCTCGTACTTCTACCAGACGATGCAAGCAGAGAGGATGGCGCATTCGAGCAGCTTGAATGGCAGGAGCAGCCATAGCGCCAAGGCACATGGCTCGTTTGCCCGGGCAAGCGGGCAGCAACCAGTGAGGAGCATCTCTGATGGCCCCCGTGCTTCGCCTTTTCGCTACTCACCAAAGCCGAACATGAAATGA
- the LOC100832380 gene encoding probable serine/threonine-protein kinase PIX7 isoform X2: protein MGLAPPELGQFDGWESSGEEERERWGWCRRNRSNRRRLPRKGSEDASVTTGCCIRLWPMGSCPPPPRSKGDTSTSSASTHGEKSTENGSRNQPVASVVSGSTSTSNAESSSSASKAGEEIKVSSQLRKFAFNDLKCATRNFRPESLLGEGGFGCVFKGWIEENGTAPVKPGTGLTVAVKTLNHDGLQGHKEWVAEVDFLGNLHHPNLVRLIGYCVEDDQRLLVYEFMPRGSLDNHLFRRSLPLPWSIRMKVALGAAQGLSFLHEEAERPVIYRDFKTSNILLDADYNAKLSDFGLAKDGPVGDKTHVSTRVMGTYGYAAPEYVMTGHLTSKSDVYSFGVVLLEMMSGRRSMDKNRPNGEHNLVEWARPLLGERQRFYKLVDPRLEGNFSVKGAQKAAQLARACLSRDPKARPLMSQVVEALKPLLNLKDMASSSYFYQTMQAERMAHSSSLNGRSSHSAKAHGSFARASGQQPVRSISDGPRASPFRYSPKPNMK, encoded by the exons ATGGGGCTAgcgccgccggagctgggGCAGTTTGACGGGTGGGAGAGTTctggcgaggaggagcgggagagGTGGGGATGGTGCCGGCGCAACCGCAGCAACAGGCGGCGCCTTCCCCGGAAGGGCAGTGAGGATGCAAGCGTCACCACTGGGTGCTGCATCCGGCTGTGGCCTATGGGGAGctgcccaccgccgccacggTCCAAAGGCGACACCTCCACTAGCAGTGCCAGCACGCACGGTG AAAAGTCAACAGAAAATGGTAGCAGGAACCAGCCGGTTGCATCAGTAGTCTCAGGCTCGACATCCACCAGTAATGCCGAGAGCAGTTCATCAGCATCTAAAGCTGGAGAGGAAATAAAGGTTTCCTCTCAGTTGCGCAAGTTTGCATTCAATGATCTAAAATGTGCCACCCGGAACTTCAGGCCCGAGAGTCTTCTTGGTGAAGGGGGTTTTGGGTGTGTGTTTAAAGGCTGGATTGAGGAGAACGGAACTGCACCCGTGAAACCTGGTACAGGTCTTACAGTTGCTGTCAAAACACTCAATCATGATGGCCTTCAAGGGCACAAAGAATGGGTG GCAGAAGTTGATTTTCTTGGTAACCTTCACCATCCCAATTTGGTCAGGTTAATTGGATATTGTGTTGAAGATGACCAAAGATTGCTGGTATATGAATTTATGCCTCGTGGAAGTTTGGATAATCATCTGTTCAGAA GGTCTCTTCCTCTCCCATGGTCCATTAGAATGAAGGTTGCTCTTGGGGCAGCACAAGGTCTTTCTTTCCTTCACGAAGAAGCAGAAAGACCAGTCATTTATCGTGATTTTAAAACATCTAATATACTGCTAGATGCG GATTACAATGCCAAGCTCTCAGATTTTGGGCTTGCCAAAGATGGACCTGTAGGTGACAAAACTCATGTGTCTACTCGAGTAATGGGGACCTACGGATATGCAGCTCCAGAGTATGTCATGACAG GTCATCTGACATCAAAGAGTGATGTCTACAGCTTCGGTGTGGTGCTACTAGAGATGATGTCGGGACGCAGGTCAATGGACAAGAACCGCCCAAATGGCGAGCACAACCTTGTTGAGTGGGCGCGGCCCCTCCTAGGAGAGAGACAACGTTTCTACAAGCTAGTGGACCCTCGGCTGGAGGGTAACTTCTCAGTCAAAGGTGCCCAGAAGGCAGCACAATTAGCGCGTGCCTGCCTGAGTCGGGACCCCAAGGCTCGGCCTCTGATGAGCCAGGTGGTTGAAGCTCTCAAGCCGCTGCTCAACCTCAAGGACATGGCCAGCTCCTCGTACTTCTACCAGACGATGCAAGCAGAGAGGATGGCGCATTCGAGCAGCTTGAATGGCAGGAGCAGCCATAGCGCCAAGGCACATGGCTCGTTTGCCCGGGCAAGCGGGCAGCAACCAGTGAGGAGCATCTCTGATGGCCCCCGTGCTTCGCCTTTTCGCTACTCACCAAAGCCGAACATGAAATGA
- the LOC104584662 gene encoding proline-, glutamic acid- and leucine-rich protein 1 isoform X2, which translates to MPRRRSTAGRMDAAIDHSIPMGYNKAQVRSVVNTLLKVYGTEDGNQPWALLEDNCYQVVQDALFEKQEEEEQQSEEEDVQEEGGAQEQQHEEFEEDDEAPQQEAAMHEAPLENNMTIVRVHSDLPSEAASAVEEKEEVVPMTIDAPAHRAVLPQPLPAVVATDGSVSPRVIRTMKNILVIGNMRRLSQLQEETGFATRSGQVDGM; encoded by the exons ATGCCTAGACGGCGGTCGACGGCTGGGCGGATGGACGCCGCCATAGACCATTCCATCCCGATGGGGTACAACAAGGCCCAAGTCCGCAGCGTGGTCAACACCCTCCTCAAG GTGTATGGGACGGAAGATGGGAACCAACCCTGGGCGCTCCTGGAGGACAACTGCTACCAGGTGGTGCAGGACGCGCTCTTCgagaagcaggaggaggaggagcagcagtcggaggaggaggacgtccAGGAGGAGGGCGGAGCTCAG gagcagcagcatgaGGAGTTTGAGGAGGATGACGAGGCTCCG CAACAAGAAGCAGCAATGCACGAGGCACCATTAGAAAACAACATGACAATTGTGAGGGTGCACAGTGACTTACCATCTGAGGCTGCGTCAGCAGTTGAGGAAAAAGAGGAAGTTGTCCCTATGACCATCGATGCACCTGCTCACAGAGCTGTGCTGCCACAGCCTCTACCTGCAGTTGTTGCTACGGATGGATCAGTGAGTCCGAGAGTGATTCGGACTATGAAGAACATTTTGGTAATCGGCAACATGAGGCGCCTGTCCCAACTCCAGGAGGAGACGGGCTTTGCAACAAGAAGCGGCCAAGTAGATGGGATGTGA
- the LOC104584662 gene encoding uncharacterized protein LOC104584662 isoform X1, which produces MPRRRSTAGRMDAAIDHSIPMGYNKAQVRSVVNTLLKVYGTEDGNQPWALLEDNCYQVVQDALFEKQEEEEQQSEEEDVQEEGGAQHLLQEQQHEEFEEDDEAPQQEAAMHEAPLENNMTIVRVHSDLPSEAASAVEEKEEVVPMTIDAPAHRAVLPQPLPAVVATDGSVSPRVIRTMKNILVIGNMRRLSQLQEETGFATRSGQVDGM; this is translated from the exons ATGCCTAGACGGCGGTCGACGGCTGGGCGGATGGACGCCGCCATAGACCATTCCATCCCGATGGGGTACAACAAGGCCCAAGTCCGCAGCGTGGTCAACACCCTCCTCAAG GTGTATGGGACGGAAGATGGGAACCAACCCTGGGCGCTCCTGGAGGACAACTGCTACCAGGTGGTGCAGGACGCGCTCTTCgagaagcaggaggaggaggagcagcagtcggaggaggaggacgtccAGGAGGAGGGCGGAGCTCAG CACCTTttgcaggagcagcagcatgaGGAGTTTGAGGAGGATGACGAGGCTCCG CAACAAGAAGCAGCAATGCACGAGGCACCATTAGAAAACAACATGACAATTGTGAGGGTGCACAGTGACTTACCATCTGAGGCTGCGTCAGCAGTTGAGGAAAAAGAGGAAGTTGTCCCTATGACCATCGATGCACCTGCTCACAGAGCTGTGCTGCCACAGCCTCTACCTGCAGTTGTTGCTACGGATGGATCAGTGAGTCCGAGAGTGATTCGGACTATGAAGAACATTTTGGTAATCGGCAACATGAGGCGCCTGTCCCAACTCCAGGAGGAGACGGGCTTTGCAACAAGAAGCGGCCAAGTAGATGGGATGTGA